The following are from one region of the Staphylococcus argenteus genome:
- the rpsI gene encoding 30S ribosomal protein S9 yields the protein MAQVEYRGTGRRKNSVARVRLVPGEGNITVNNRDVREYLPFESLILDLNQPFDVTETKGNYDVLVNVHGGGFTGQAQAIRHGIARALLEADPEYRGSLKRAGLLTRDPRMKERKKPGLKAARRSPQFSKR from the coding sequence TTGGCACAAGTTGAATATAGAGGCACAGGCCGTCGTAAAAACTCAGTAGCACGTGTACGTTTAGTACCAGGTGAAGGTAACATCACAGTTAACAACCGTGACGTACGCGAATACTTACCATTCGAATCATTAATTTTAGACTTAAACCAACCATTTGATGTAACTGAAACTAAAGGTAACTACGATGTTTTAGTTAACGTTCATGGTGGTGGTTTCACTGGACAAGCTCAAGCTATCCGTCACGGAATCGCTCGTGCATTATTAGAAGCAGATCCTGAATACAGAGGTTCTTTAAAACGCGCTGGATTACTTACTCGTGACCCACGTATGAAAGAACGTAAAAAACCAGGTCTTAAAGCAGCTCGTCGTTCACCTCAATTCTCAAAACGTTAA